One region of Thalassophryne amazonica chromosome 16, fThaAma1.1, whole genome shotgun sequence genomic DNA includes:
- the med9 gene encoding mediator of RNA polymerase II transcription subunit 9, with translation MAGAQPKPKDNEDCSLLPLVHDIIKCMEKDSQDVHQELAKLKVRIQEAREQISNMPGIDCSPPEQQQQLTTLREQVRTKNQLLQKYKSLCMFEVPKAS, from the exons ATGGCGGGTGCTCAACCGAAGCCGAAAGATAACGAAGATTGTTCTTTACTCCCTCTAGTTCATGATATTATCAAATG TATGGAGAAGGATAGCCAGGATGTCCACCAAGAACTGGCTAAGCTGAAGGTGAGGATCCAGGAGGCCCGGGAGCAGATCTCCAACATGCCCGGGATAGACTGTAGTCCtccagagcagcagcagcagctgacgACTCTACGGGAGCAGGTCCGCACCAAGAACCAGCTTCtgcagaaatacaaaagtttatgCATGTTTGAGGTTCCAAAAGCCTCCTGA